In one window of Duganella dendranthematis DNA:
- a CDS encoding carboxymuconolactone decarboxylase family protein, translating to MNTSNQRYQRGLEKLREIDGDAGQRVIDSLQDIAPDFARYLIEFPFGDIYSRPGLDLKSREIAVVAALTAMGNAAPQLKVHLQAALNVGVSREEIVETIMQMAVYAGFPAALNSLAAAREVFAQN from the coding sequence ATGAACACCTCCAACCAACGCTACCAGCGCGGCCTCGAAAAACTGCGTGAAATCGACGGCGACGCCGGCCAGCGCGTGATCGACAGCCTGCAGGACATCGCGCCCGATTTTGCCCGCTACCTGATCGAGTTCCCGTTCGGCGATATCTACTCCCGCCCCGGACTCGATCTGAAAAGCCGCGAAATCGCCGTGGTCGCCGCACTGACCGCCATGGGCAACGCCGCACCGCAACTCAAGGTGCACCTGCAGGCCGCGCTGAATGTCGGCGTCAGCCGCGAAGAAATCGTCGAAACCATCATGCAGATGGCCGTCTACGCCGGCTTCCCCGCCGCCCTCAACAGCCTGGCGGCGGCGCGCGAGGTGTTCGCCCAAAATTAA
- a CDS encoding MerR family transcriptional regulator, with translation MESHLSIDEVAKRTGLTAYTLRYYERIGLIAPVTRAAGGQRRYAASDMDWIAFLLRLRTTHMPIGKMQTFAHLRGAGDATVPARRQLLEEHLTEVLADIEAMRQSAQALQEKIAHYHRLEQSRASPSPSTTEGNADEHLQPTLPARPRKTA, from the coding sequence ATGGAATCACATCTCAGCATCGACGAAGTTGCCAAACGCACCGGCTTGACAGCCTACACGCTGCGCTACTACGAGCGTATCGGCCTGATCGCGCCGGTCACCCGCGCGGCCGGTGGCCAGCGGCGCTACGCAGCTTCCGACATGGACTGGATTGCTTTCCTGCTGCGGTTGCGAACGACGCATATGCCAATCGGCAAAATGCAGACCTTCGCCCATCTCCGCGGCGCCGGGGACGCCACCGTACCGGCCCGTCGCCAGCTGTTGGAAGAGCACCTGACCGAGGTGCTCGCCGACATCGAAGCGATGCGCCAATCTGCGCAAGCCTTGCAGGAAAAGATCGCGCATTACCACAGGCTGGAACAATCCCGGGCGTCGCCTTCACCCTCTACTACTGAAGGAAATGCTGATGAACACCTCCAACCAACGCTACCAGCGCGGCCTCGAAAAACTGCGTGA
- a CDS encoding DNA-binding protein yields MLTISDLEEISAARLQDAQVLCAAGRFDGAYYLAGYSVELALKSRICKTLNWMDFPATNKEFERFRSFKVHDLEVLLKLSGLEATVKDKHLAEWGTVKAWQPEVRYRQVGFADEIATAAMLDAVLSLMGEL; encoded by the coding sequence GTGCTGACGATTTCCGATCTGGAAGAAATATCCGCCGCCCGTTTGCAGGACGCGCAGGTACTATGCGCCGCCGGCCGTTTTGACGGCGCATATTACCTGGCAGGATACTCCGTGGAGCTGGCCCTCAAATCCCGGATTTGCAAAACCTTGAACTGGATGGATTTTCCAGCAACAAACAAAGAATTTGAACGTTTTCGCTCATTCAAGGTCCATGATCTTGAGGTGTTGCTGAAATTGAGCGGACTGGAGGCCACTGTTAAAGACAAGCACCTTGCGGAGTGGGGAACCGTCAAAGCCTGGCAGCCCGAGGTGCGCTACCGCCAAGTCGGCTTTGCCGATGAGATTGCAACAGCAGCCATGCTGGATGCCGTCTTATCGCTAATGGGGGAGCTATGA
- the gatB gene encoding Asp-tRNA(Asn)/Glu-tRNA(Gln) amidotransferase subunit GatB produces MEWEVVIGIENHVQLTTASKIFSGSPTTFGAEPNTQASPVDLALPGVLPVMNKQAVDRAIRFGLAVGAKIAPASIFARKNYFYPDLPKGYQISQFEDPVVIGGAVTFGYEKDGEFVTKTVNLTRAHLEEDAGKSLHEDYAGMSGIDLNRAGTPLLEIVSEPELRSAAEAVAYCKALHSLVMWLGVCDGNMQEGSFRCDINVSVRPKGQTEFGTRCEIKNLNSFRFIEEAVHVEVRRQIELIEDGGKVVQATRLYDPDRKETREMRSKEDAQDYRYFPDPDLPPLVISNAWIEQVKGAMPELPAAMRARFVSEYALPEYDSLVLTQSKAMANYFVAVVDAAGKDNAKAAANWLMGDVASTVNREGVDIADAPVKPAQLALMIKRIADGTINNKTAKELFGDMWAAKSDDDNLVDALIESKGLKQISDTGALEAIVDEVLANNAKSVEQYRAGKEAAINALIGQAMKASRGKANPAQLTELLKAKLAG; encoded by the coding sequence ATGGAATGGGAAGTCGTCATCGGTATTGAGAACCACGTACAGCTCACTACCGCATCAAAAATCTTCAGCGGCTCGCCGACCACGTTCGGCGCCGAGCCTAACACGCAAGCCAGCCCGGTCGACCTGGCGCTGCCTGGCGTGCTGCCGGTCATGAACAAGCAGGCGGTGGATCGCGCGATCCGCTTCGGCCTGGCGGTTGGCGCCAAGATCGCGCCGGCCTCGATCTTCGCCCGCAAAAACTACTTCTACCCGGACCTGCCGAAGGGCTACCAGATCAGCCAATTCGAAGACCCGGTGGTCATCGGCGGCGCGGTCACCTTCGGCTACGAGAAGGACGGCGAATTCGTCACCAAGACCGTCAACCTGACGCGCGCGCACCTGGAAGAAGACGCCGGCAAATCGCTGCACGAAGACTATGCCGGCATGTCGGGCATCGACCTGAATCGCGCCGGCACGCCGCTGCTGGAGATCGTCTCGGAGCCGGAACTGCGCAGCGCCGCGGAAGCAGTCGCCTACTGCAAGGCGCTGCACTCGCTGGTGATGTGGCTGGGTGTCTGCGACGGCAATATGCAGGAAGGCTCGTTCCGTTGCGATATCAACGTGTCCGTGCGTCCGAAAGGCCAGACCGAATTCGGCACCCGCTGCGAAATCAAAAACCTGAACTCGTTCCGCTTCATCGAAGAAGCTGTGCACGTGGAAGTGCGCCGCCAGATCGAGCTGATTGAAGACGGCGGCAAAGTGGTGCAAGCCACCCGCCTGTACGATCCGGACCGCAAAGAGACACGCGAAATGCGCAGCAAGGAAGACGCCCAGGATTACCGCTACTTCCCTGATCCGGACCTGCCGCCGCTGGTCATCTCCAACGCCTGGATCGAGCAAGTCAAAGGCGCGATGCCGGAACTGCCGGCCGCCATGCGCGCGCGCTTCGTCAGCGAATACGCGCTGCCGGAATATGACTCGCTGGTGCTGACCCAGTCGAAAGCCATGGCCAACTACTTCGTCGCCGTGGTGGACGCCGCCGGCAAGGACAACGCCAAGGCCGCCGCCAACTGGCTGATGGGCGACGTCGCCTCGACCGTAAACCGCGAAGGCGTGGACATCGCCGACGCGCCGGTCAAGCCGGCGCAACTGGCGCTGATGATCAAGCGGATCGCCGACGGCACCATCAACAACAAGACCGCCAAGGAACTGTTTGGCGATATGTGGGCGGCCAAATCGGACGACGACAATCTGGTCGACGCACTGATCGAATCGAAAGGCTTGAAGCAGATCTCCGACACCGGCGCGCTGGAAGCCATCGTCGACGAGGTACTGGCCAACAACGCCAAGTCGGTCGAACAATACCGCGCTGGTAAAGAAGCGGCGATCAACGCGCTGATTGGCCAGGCGATGAAAGCGTCGCGCGGCAAAGCCAACCCGGCGCAATTGACCGAACTGCTGAAAGCAAAGCTGGCCGGCTAA